One segment of Solanum lycopersicum chromosome 1, SLM_r2.1 DNA contains the following:
- the LOC101257295 gene encoding zinc finger CCCH domain-containing protein 17: protein MVGPTPPSTEVPVPASAPPPATVQLSAEEEAVKSNTDCVYFLASPLTCKKGSECEYRHSDMARLNPRDCWYWLNGNCLNPKCAFRHPPLDGILEAQAPTAMGFSAAYKVSVAPMPQVPYASSKQDVPCIFFQQGICRKGDKCGFMHAPSFVSNNPTQPPVSTASSETSTVKKAFDGVEKSVQGTKLSQTNALKPCELPKPVIKLGIHLTKKDNTFDEKVLPSNSVINREHSRNKPPSAPPTNGISFSAPNRKQQPIGIDDHNSMQYKDDEISREPSPGFDVLVDDELRGSDYYHGEDHYGGRRENVGRNEYDMGDSADYDSVADIDQDMYPDVRGYDSYDRLQGQYAWEQHIASSERIPGGSAHPERRRYGTVDSPEHVEISDLRHRLSKHRRGNGLKSVIGHDFSSEKHVEGRANKSSRRDARYLPSHDSSLNGGRLRGRIKLPVRSSSPDDRADLRLDRARDRGRLSSERPQPYSYQGRSRDRIKGRMQEDINSDGRNNRVPHVRRDIINVNNSDFLRPKSLAELKGRKTAESNEQQPPRKRKFQKLDGGEDLSFEGPMPLKEILKRKRGGEGNMSSGGSEDDQHERKHQTERTSMTSRSVDFPSSVTKNGSDLPIQKEDSKLVPKSADHQSPLYRTENELEAEEEMVVEGAGTQDHKGYDQRDGHDDDYEPVEGEDYNFDEGDPDDEFLDDDDDDFAKKLGVH, encoded by the exons ATGGTTGGCCCTACGCCGCCGTCGACTGAGGTTCCGGTGCCGGCTTCGGCACCACCACCGGCAACGGTTCAATTATCAGCTGAAGAAGAAGCTGTGAAGAGTAACACCGATTGCGTTTATTTTCTTGCGTCTCCTCTCACATGCAAAaag GGAAGTGAGTGCGAGTACCGCCATAGTGACATGGCTAGGCTTAATCCAAGGGATTGCTGGTACTGGTTGAATGGAAACTGCTTAAACCCAAAGTGTGCATTCCGACACCCT CCTCTTGATGGGATTTTGGAAGCTCAAGCCCCAACTGCTATGGGATTTTCTGCAGCTTATAAGGTATCTGTTGCGCCTATGCCACAGGTTCCATATGCTTCTAGTAAACAAGATGTACCCTGCATATTTTTCCAGCAAGGGATTTGTCGAAAAGGTGATAAGTGTGGATTCATGCATGCACCAAGCTTTGTTTCTAACAACCCTACACAACCTCCGGTGTCTACTGCATCTAGTGAAACTTCAACTGTTAAGAAGGCATTTGATGGGGTTGAAAAGTCTGTGCAAGGCACGAAACTTTCACAAACAAATGCTCTGAAGCCTTGTGAACTACCTAAACCTGTGATAAAGCTGGGAATTCATCTGACTAAGAAAGATAATACCTTTGATGAGAAGGTACTGCCTTCAAATTCTGTCATAAACAGAGAGCATTCCAGGAACAAGCCACCAAGTGCTCCTCCAACCAATGGCATTTCTTTCAGTGCCCCCAACAGAAAGCAGCAGCCCATTGGGATTGATGATCACAACAGCATGCAATACAAGGATGATGAAATTTCAAGGGAGCCTTCTCCTGGTTTTGATGTTCTTGTGGATGATGAGCTCAGAGGTTCAGATTATTATCATGGTGAAGATCATTATGGTGGAAGAAGGGAGAATGTGGGGAGAAATGAATATGACATGGGTGATTCTGCTGATTATGATTCAGTGGCAGATATAGACCAAGATATGTACCCTGATGTGCGTGGATATGACTCGTATGACAGGCTTCAGGGTCAGTATGCTTGGGAGCAGCATATAGCTTCTTCTGAGAGAATACCAGGGGGCTCAGCTCATCCTGAAAGGAGACGATATGGTACAGTAGATAGTCCTGAACATGTTGAGATATCAGATCTGAGGCATCGGTTATCGAAGCATAGGAGGGGTAACGGTTTGAAATCTGTTATTGGTCATGACTTTTCAAGTGAAAAGCATGTTGAAGGACGAGCCAACAAGAGCTCTAGGAGGGATGCACGCTATTTACCTTCACATGATAGTTCTCTTAATGGTGGTCGCCTTCGAGGAAGAATAAAGCTTCCAGTTCGATCATCTTCTCCAGATGATAGGGCTGATTTACGGTTGGATAGGGCTAGAGACCGTGGCAGATTGTCTTCAGAAAGGCCACAACCGTACTCTTACCAAGGAAGGTCTCGAGACAGAATAAAGGGAAGAATGCAAGAGGATATCAATAGTGATGGCAGAAACAACAGAGTTCCTCATGTAAGGAGAGATATAATAAATGTCAATAATTCTGACTTCCTGCGTCCTAAAAGTCTTGCAGAACTTAAAGGTAGGAAAACTGCTGAGAGCAATGAGCAACAACCCCCTAGAAAACGGAAGTTCCAAAAGCTTGATGGTGGGGAGGATCTATCATTTGAAGGACCAATGcctttaaaagaaattttgaagAGAAAAAGAGGGGGTGAAGGTAACATGTCATCTGGTGGGAGTGAAGACGATCAACATGAAAGAAAACACCAGACGGAGAGGACTTCCATGACTTCACGGAGTGTGGATTTTCCTTCCTCTGTTACCAAGAACGGGTCTGACCTTCCTATTCAGAAGGAAGATTCTAAGCTTGTACCCAAATCAGCGGATCACCAATCTCCTTTGTACCGCACTGAAAATGAACTTGAAGCTGAAGAAGAGATGGTTGTGGAAGGAGCAGGCACCCAAGACCACAAAGGCTATGATCAGAGAGATGGACATGATGATGACTATGAGCCGGTTGAAGGTGAAGATTACAACTTCGACGAAGGTGACCCTGATGATGAATTCTtggatgatgacgacgacgacttTGCAAAGAAGTTAGGCGTTCACTAA